CAACAATTTCTTCTAAGCTTAAGCTATCAAAATCTTGCTCAAAATGCAAGAGGGACTCTAAATCATTGCGTACGATATAGCTTCCAAACAAGCTTGCTACGCCACTGCTAGATTCTAGCTCGTATAAAAAATTTGCGCGCAAATTTGTTTTTGCTTTTTGCAATTCCGCCTCGTTGAGTTTCCCAAGCTTTACTTTTTCAATTTCTTGTAAAATTGCCTTTTCTAACTTTTCTAGGCTCACACCTACATTTGCCAATCCCATAAAAATAAATAATCCATCATCTTGCAAATCCATATTGTAAGCATAAATTTCTGTGGCAAGCCGTTTCTTATCCACAATCTCGCTAACAAGCGGGCTACTCTTGCCACCACTTAGAATCTCGCCTAATGCACTAAGAGCAATTTGGTCTTTGTGATTAAAAGGAGGAGTTCTAAATGCAAGTGCCAAAATCTCCACTTCGCTTGGTTTATGCACTTCCACTCTGCGCTCACCCTCTTGTTTGGGTTCTTTTGTATGTAATTGCAATGGAATCTCTTTTTTGTTTTTAATCTTTTCAAAATACTTTTTGACTTCCTTTAGGGCGATTTTTTCGTCTATATCTCCCGCAATCACGATTGCCGCATTTTGAGGTTGATAATAAAGACTATGGAATGCGCGAATATCTTCAATGCTCCAAGCTTTAATATCTTCCATAAAACCAATAGGAGTCCAATGATAAGGGTGATAGATAAAAGCTGTATTAAAAAGTCTAAAATACAAATAACCCATAGGGTTATTGTCTGTCCGCCATAGCCTCTCCTCCGCTACGACATTGCGTTCGGGTTGAAACTCCTCATCTTTTAAGCTCAAATTTTGCATAAGCTCACTAAAAAGCTCTAAAGATTTGCCAAGATTCTGCGTGCTAGATTTAATATAATAATGCGTATAGTCAAAGCTCGTTGCGGCGTTTGTAGAACCACCAAAA
The genomic region above belongs to Helicobacter ganmani and contains:
- a CDS encoding M16 family metallopeptidase, whose protein sequence is MAENSPIKSVLPKHYQTTLKNGLEVVVIPLKNQSNVITTNVFYKVGSRNETMGKSGIAHMLEHLNFKSTKNLKAGEFDRVIKGFGGSTNAATSFDYTHYYIKSSTQNLGKSLELFSELMQNLSLKDEEFQPERNVVAEERLWRTDNNPMGYLYFRLFNTAFIYHPYHWTPIGFMEDIKAWSIEDIRAFHSLYYQPQNAAIVIAGDIDEKIALKEVKKYFEKIKNKKEIPLQLHTKEPKQEGERRVEVHKPSEVEILALAFRTPPFNHKDQIALSALGEILSGGKSSPLVSEIVDKKRLATEIYAYNMDLQDDGLFIFMGLANVGVSLEKLEKAILQEIEKVKLGKLNEAELQKAKTNLRANFLYELESSSGVASLFGSYIVRNDLESLLHFEQDFDSLSLEEIVAVAQKYFVRSNATILTLTK